The Arthrobacter oryzae DNA window CGGGAGGCATCCACGGCACGTTCCGGTATGCCGGGCCCTTCGAACGGCTCTGACGGGATACCATTGACCGGGCGCCCCAGTAGCCCAATTGGCAGAGGCAGCGGACTTAAAATCCGCGTGTTGTGGGTTCGAGTCCCACCTGGGGTACTTTTCGCGCAGTCGACCTCCCACAATGCCGCGCCTCGATCCGCCGCGCCGGCCTTCAGGCTGACCTCTTCCGGCCGGCTGCTTCCCGCGTGTCCCCGTCTTTTCCCCGTGGTTTCCCATATGCAACGACTGTTATAAGGATGTGACCATAGTCACTTATGTTCGCCGGGAAATTGCATTAGCTTGAATCTAAATCAGGAACACCTGGTAATTCGCATCAAAGGCCGTTCGCACCTTTCGATCGAGGAGACTCTCAATGATTTCACTCCCCCAGGCGGCGCCGCGAGTCGCTAAGCTCACAGCGCTTAGCATCGGCGTCGCCCTACTGGCTACGGCTTGTGGCGGCTCGTCCACCCCGAGTTCGACAGGCTCAACCACCCCTGCAGCATCCGGAATTGCCTGCCCCGCGCCGAGCGCCACCGGCAGTGCCACCACCGGAGCAGGCGCCGGCGGCTCGGTTCCGGCCTCGACCACCACAACCGACACCCCGCTTAAGATTGGATCGCTCCTGCCGACAACGGGGTCGCTGGCGTTCCTCGGCCCGCCCGAAATTGCCGGTGTCAACCTTGGCATCAAGGAAGTCAATGACGCCGGCGGCGTCCTCGGCAAGCCCGTCGAGGTGATCCACCGCGACTCCGGTGACACCAAGACGGACATCGCCACGCAGTCCACCACCGCGCTTCTTGGCAGCGGCGTCAGCGCCATCATCGGCGCTGCTTCCTCAGGTGTTTCCAAGACAGTCATCAACCAGATCACCGGCGCCGGCGTCATCCAGTTCTCGCCTGCGAACACGTCGCCTGACTTCACCACCTGGGATGACAAGGGCCTCTACTGGCGCACGGCTCCTTCGGATGTGCTCCAGGGCAAGGTCCTCGGAAACTACATGGCTACCTGTGGTGCCCAGACCGTCGGCATGATCGTCCTGAACGACGCCTACGGCACGGGCCTGGCAAAGAACGTCAAGTCGGCGTTCGAAGCTGCCGGCGGCAAGGTGGTTGCCGAGGAGCTCTTCAACGAAGGCGATTCGCAGTTCAGCAGTCAGGTAGACAAGGTCATCGCAGCCAAGCCTGACGCCATTGCCCTGATCACCTTCGACCAGGCCAAGAGCATCGTCCCCTTGATGACCGGCAAGGGCATCAAGGCAACCCAGATGTTCCTGGTGGACGGAAACACGTCGGACTACAGCAAGGACTTCCAGGCGGGCACGCTGAAGGGCGCCCAGGGCACCATCCCGGGCACGTTCGCCAAGGAGGACTTCAAGAAGAAGCTGCTGGCCATTGACCCGGCCCTGAAGGATTACAGCTACGCCGGCGAGTCCTACGATGCAGTCAACCTCATTGCGCTGGCAGCCGAGGCTGCGAAGAGCACCAAGGGCACCGACGTCGCCAAGCAGCTGAAGGCAGTCTCCGAATCCGGCGAGAAGTGCACCGACTTCCCGTCCTGCGTCACCCTGCTGCGCAACGGCAAGGACATCGACTACGACGGCCAGTCCGGTCCGGTGACCTTCTCCGAGGCAGGCGACCCGACGGAAGCCTATATCGGCATCTACGAGTACCAGGATGACAACACCTACAAGCCGTCCAAGGAAGAATTCGGCAAGCTGTAAAGCCGCCTCACCCTAGACAACAGAAAGCCCCCGTCCGGCCGGACGGGGGCTTTCTGTTGCCTGGGTGGTGGCTCCAGAACTAAGGGCGCCGGAGGAAGGCGCTTGTGAAAGCGCCTTTGTTGCGTGAGGAACGAGCGCAGGCGCCGAGCAAACGGCTGCTGAGGCGCCCGCACCCATCCCGTGGCCCCGGACACGCAGAAGGGCCGCCACCTTGCGGTGACGGCCCTTGTGCGGCTCCTGGCGGTGGTTTAGACCTCGTCCGCCAGCGTGCCGAGGTACAGCTGGATCACCTTGGGGTCCTTCATGAGCTCACGGCCGGTGCCCGTGTACGCATCCTTGCCCTGGTCCAGCACGTAGGCGCGGTCGCAGATCTGCAGGCAGCGGCGGGCGTTCTGCTCCACCATGATCACCGAGACGCCGGCCCGGTTGATCTCGTGGACCCGCAGGAAGGTCTCATCCTGTTTGACGGGGGAGAGGCCTGCCGAGGGCTCATCGAGCAGCAGGACGGCCGGCTCCATCATCAGGGCACGTCCCATTGCCACCATCTGGCGTTCCCCGCCGGACAGTGAGCCGGCCCGCTGGGCGCGGCGCTTGCCGAGCTCAGGGAAGAGACTGGTGACGAAGTCGAACCGTTCGGCGAAATCCTTGGGCCGCTGGAACATGCCCATCTGCATGTTTTCCTCAATGGTCAGCGTGGAGAACACGTTGTTGTTCTGCGGGACGAAGCCCACGCCCTTGGATACCAGCTTGTTGGCCTTGAGCCCGGTGATGTCCTGGCCCCGGACCACAACGGAACCCGAGTGCACCTTCACCAGGCCGAACATCGCCTTCAACAGCGTCGACTTGCCGGCGCCGTTGGGGCCGATGATGCCGATCAGTTCGCCCTTGCGGGCTTCGATGCTGCAGCCGTTAAGGATGTTGACGCCGGGGATGTAGCCCGCCACCAGGTCGGTGACTTTGACCACCGACTCGTCTGCAGCGGCTGGCGTGGCGGCCGCAGCCGCGCTGGTGGCGCTCATTCTGTGTCCTTCTTCCTGGTTTCGGGCGTCACCGTGGCAGAGTCCGTTTCAGGGGCAATGACGTCGACGGCGATAATGCCGGCGTTTTCGGTGCCCACGATTGACTCCTCGTCGGCCACGAGCTCGGCAGCCAGTTCCTTGATGCCTTCAGCGTCGCCCAGATCGACGTCGTGGTGGGCGCCCAGGTAGGCGTCAATCACGGCGGGGTTCTTCATGACCTCAACAGGCGGGCCTTCGGCGACGATCTTGCCTTCGGCCATCACCACAACCCAGTCGGCGATGTGGCGCACCATGTTCATGTCGTGCTCCACGAAGAGCACGGTCATGCCCTCCGCCTTGAGGTTCTTGATGTGGTCAAGGAGGGACTGGGTCAGTGCCGGATTGACGCCGGCCATTGGCTCATCCAGCATCACGAGCTTGGGCCTGACCATCAGCGACCGCGCCATTTCAAGGAGTTTTCGCTGACCGCCGGACAACGACGCCGCGTAGTCGTCCTTCTTCGCGTCCAGTTTGAACTTCTCCAGCAGGACGTTTGCCTGCGCCGTGATCTCCTTTTCCCGGCCGCCCCACATGCCCTTGAACAGTGCCTTGGAGAGCCGCTCGCCGGGCTGCTCCGAGCCGCCCAGCCGCATGTTTTCCATGACGGTCAGTTTGCCCATCACCTTGGTCAGCTGGAACGTGCGGACCATGCCCATCCGTGCCACCTTGTAGGGGGAGACGCCGGCGAGGCTGTTGCCTTCGAACTGCCACTTGCCGGAGTTCGGCGTGTCAAAGCCGGTCAGCAGGTTGAACAGGGTGGTCTTGCCGGCCCCGTTGGGTCCGATCAGCGCCGTGATCTTGTGCCGGGGGATCTCAAGGTATTCGACGTCGACGGCGTTGATGCCGCCGAAGCTCCGCGTGACATTTTCGGCGACGACGATCGGGTCGCGCTTCTTGCAGCCGGGGGCTGT harbors:
- a CDS encoding ABC transporter substrate-binding protein, whose product is MISLPQAAPRVAKLTALSIGVALLATACGGSSTPSSTGSTTPAASGIACPAPSATGSATTGAGAGGSVPASTTTTDTPLKIGSLLPTTGSLAFLGPPEIAGVNLGIKEVNDAGGVLGKPVEVIHRDSGDTKTDIATQSTTALLGSGVSAIIGAASSGVSKTVINQITGAGVIQFSPANTSPDFTTWDDKGLYWRTAPSDVLQGKVLGNYMATCGAQTVGMIVLNDAYGTGLAKNVKSAFEAAGGKVVAEELFNEGDSQFSSQVDKVIAAKPDAIALITFDQAKSIVPLMTGKGIKATQMFLVDGNTSDYSKDFQAGTLKGAQGTIPGTFAKEDFKKKLLAIDPALKDYSYAGESYDAVNLIALAAEAAKSTKGTDVAKQLKAVSESGEKCTDFPSCVTLLRNGKDIDYDGQSGPVTFSEAGDPTEAYIGIYEYQDDNTYKPSKEEFGKL
- a CDS encoding ABC transporter ATP-binding protein, which translates into the protein MSATSAAAAATPAAADESVVKVTDLVAGYIPGVNILNGCSIEARKGELIGIIGPNGAGKSTLLKAMFGLVKVHSGSVVVRGQDITGLKANKLVSKGVGFVPQNNNVFSTLTIEENMQMGMFQRPKDFAERFDFVTSLFPELGKRRAQRAGSLSGGERQMVAMGRALMMEPAVLLLDEPSAGLSPVKQDETFLRVHEINRAGVSVIMVEQNARRCLQICDRAYVLDQGKDAYTGTGRELMKDPKVIQLYLGTLADEV
- a CDS encoding ABC transporter ATP-binding protein; amino-acid sequence: MTDTRPIAAGETAPGCKKRDPIVVAENVTRSFGGINAVDVEYLEIPRHKITALIGPNGAGKTTLFNLLTGFDTPNSGKWQFEGNSLAGVSPYKVARMGMVRTFQLTKVMGKLTVMENMRLGGSEQPGERLSKALFKGMWGGREKEITAQANVLLEKFKLDAKKDDYAASLSGGQRKLLEMARSLMVRPKLVMLDEPMAGVNPALTQSLLDHIKNLKAEGMTVLFVEHDMNMVRHIADWVVVMAEGKIVAEGPPVEVMKNPAVIDAYLGAHHDVDLGDAEGIKELAAELVADEESIVGTENAGIIAVDVIAPETDSATVTPETRKKDTE